From one Sphaeramia orbicularis chromosome 9, fSphaOr1.1, whole genome shotgun sequence genomic stretch:
- the emb gene encoding embigin gives MPFSWKHQFFHIFLLLVSCRHIKTKTPGPTPPPLAPISPLPTADRSVVFKGESHTEKLEVLNPVSLTLECVWAGNHPKLPNITGFWKKDGEAIENSHLTVQLENDQYLIKRVFNIVNEESLGSYSCIFGNEAKVDFLLAAPHIAEVRDKPIVSYVGDSVVIPCKMEEPKPKPNTWKWYKDNGTAKEQIFAAGKLDRFEIKNENGYTKLTVHNLTEADSGLYYCGAVYAIATTMSHVKLKVISIQEPLKPFIAIMVEVIILVTAILLYERSQSKKNSTAGNDVNTDQSHIQVQEENSLEENSSMRQRKI, from the exons ATGCCATTCTCCTGGAAGCACCAGTTTTTTCACATCTTTCTGCTTCTTGTCTCCTGCAGACACATCAAAACAA AGACCCCTGGTCCGACCCCTCCACCCCTGGCTCCTATTAGCCCCCTGCCGACAGCAGATAGGAGTGTTGTTTTCAAAG GTGAAAGTCACACTGAGAAACTTGAAGTGTTGAATCCTGTCAGTCTGACACTTGAATGTGTCTGGGCGGGAAATCACCCCAAACTGCCAAATATAACTGGATTCTGGAAAAAAGATGGGGAGGCAATTGAAAACAGCCATCTGACAGTGCAGCTGGAAAATGACCAGTATCTTATAAAAAGAGT GTTCAATATTGTTAATGAAGAAAGCCTTGGAAGTTACTCATGCATCTTTGGAAATGAAGCAAAAGTTGACTTCCTTTTGGCAG CTCCACATATCGCTGAGGTGCGAGACAAACCCATAGTCAGCTATGTAGGGGATTCTGTGGTGATTCCTTGTAAAATGGAGGAGCCAAAACCAAAGCCCAACACCTGGAAATGGTATAAGGACAATGGGACTGCAAAG GAGCAGATTTTTGCTGCTGGAAAGTTAGATCGCTTTGAAATCAAAAATGAGAATGGGTACACCAAGCTGACAGTGCACAACCTGACGGAGGCTGACTCCGGCTTGTATTACTGCGGTGCAGTGTACGCCATCGCCACCACCATGAGCCACGTCAAACTGAAGGTCATCAGCATCCAGGAGCCCCTCAAACCCTTCATAGCCATCATGGTCGAGGTGATCATCCTAGTCACCGCCATCCTGCTGTACGAAAGGAGTCAGTCCAAGAAGAACAGCACAGCAG GAAATGATGTGAACACAGACCAAAGCCACATTCA GGTGCAAGAAGAAAACAGCCTGGAAGAAAATTCTTCGATGAGACAGCGAAAGATTTAA